One genomic segment of Brassica napus cultivar Da-Ae chromosome A3, Da-Ae, whole genome shotgun sequence includes these proteins:
- the LOC106345906 gene encoding protein DETOXIFICATION 50-like, translating into MYKSSSVRDEGTIPLLPKLSPHEKLHLNKNYSAPLTHFTNEAISIARISLPLVFTGLLLYFRSFVSLYFLGGLGRPTLAGGSLALAFANITGYSLFSGLTMGVESICSQAFGAKRYNLVTATIRRGVLLLLLTSLPVSLLWINIEKILEMLKQDKDLASEAHIFLLYSVPDLVAQSFLHPLRVYLRTQAKTLPLSVCTAVASVLHLPITFLFVSYLGFGIKGIAVSGVVSNFNLVVFLFIYIRFLEDKVGLNEEVLVEEEVEDSVREWKKLINLALPSCVSVCLEWWCYEIMILLCGFLINPKATVASMGILIQITSLVYIFPSSLSFGVSTRVGNELGSDRPMRARRAAVVGLGLSIALGFTALTFTVSVRNMWARLFTDDEEIIKLTSMVLPIVGLCELGNCPQTTGCGVLRGSARPRIGANVNMAAFYVVGMPVGMVLAFWFGFGFKGLWLGMLAAQMSCVGGMMVATCRTDWELEAVRAKELTAVDGGSSGDGVDVEVGKVDN; encoded by the coding sequence ATGTATAAATCAAGTTCTGTCAGAGATGAAGGTACAATACCTTTACTCCCAAAACTCTCTCCTCATGAGAAACtgcatttaaataaaaactactcTGCTCCTCTCACCCACTTCACAAACGAAGCAATCTCAATAGCAAGAATCTCTCTCCCATTAGTCTTCACAGGTCTCCTCCTTTACTTCCGCTCCTTCGTCTCTCTGTACTTCCTCGGCGGTCTCGGCCGCCCAACTCTCGCCGGAGGCTCCCTAGCACTCGCATTCGCCAACATAACCGGTTACTCCCTCTTCTCCGGTTTAACCATGGGCGTCGAATCAATCTGCTCTCAAGCCTTCGGCGCAAAACGCTATAACCTCGTCACAGCCACTATCCGGCGAGgagtcctcctcctcctcctcacaTCTCTCCCCGTTTCACTTCTTTGGATCAACATCGAGAAGATTCTTGAAATGCTGAAACAGGACAAGGATCTTGCCTCTGAAGCTCACATCTTTCTTCTTTACTCTGTTCCTGACCTCGTAGCTCAATCTTTCTTACACCCTTTGAGAGTTTACCTTAGGACGCAAGCAAAGACTCTTCCTTTATCAGTCTGCACGGCCGTCGCGAGTGTTCTCCACTTGCCCATCACGTTTCTCTTTGTCTCGTATCTCGGGTTTGGTATTAAAGGCATCGCCGTGAGTGGGGTCGTCTCAAACTTCAACCTTGTCGTCTTTCTCTTCATCTACATCCGTTTCTTGGAAGACAAGGTAGGTCTCAACGAGGAGGTTTTAGTAGAGGAGGAGGTTGAAGATAGTGTAAGAGAATGGAAGAAGCTGATCAATCTCGCGTTACCGAGCTGCGTATCGGTTTGTCTCGAGTGGTGGTGCTACGAGATTATGATTCTGCTTTGTGGGTTTCtcataaaccctaaagcaaCCGTTGCTTCGATGGGGATACTCATCCAAATCACTTCTCTCGTCTACATTTTCCCTAGCTCTTTAAGCTTCGGTGTCTCGACACGTGTCGGGAACGAACTGGGCTCGGACCGACCAATGAGAGCGAGGAGAGCGGCCGTTGTCGGACTCGGTCTCAGCATCGCCCTAGGGTTCACTGCCCTCACGTTCACCGTCTCGGTGAGAAACATGTGGGCGAGGCTTTTCACGGATGATGAGGAGATCATTAAGTTGACTTCGATGGTACTGCCGATCGTTGGCCTTTGCGAGCTTGGGAACTGCCCTCAGACGACGGGATGCGGCGTTCTTAGAGGGTCGGCGAGGCCGAGGATCGGGGCTAATGTTAACATGGCGGCGTTTTATGTGGTTGGGATGCCCGTGGGAATGGTTCTGGcgttttggtttgggtttggtttcAAGGGACTTTGGCTAGGGATGCTCGCGGCGCAGATGTCGTGTGTGGGTGGTATGATGGTGGCGACGTGTAGGACTGATTGGGAACTGGAGGCCGTAAGGGCTAAGGAGCTCACGGCTGTGGATGGAGGAAGCAGTGGCGATGGTGTAGATGTGGAGGTTGGGAAGGTTGATAATTAG